AAAAAAGAGGCGAATGTTTTACAATTATATATGCCACAACAATTGACAGATGAGGAACTAGATAAAATTATACAGGAAGAAATTAATAATATCGGAGCTTCAGATAAAAAAGATATGGGCAGAGTAATGTCTGAAGTTATGAAGAGAGTCAAGGGGAAAGCTGATGGCGGTGTAGTTTCAGGTAAAGTTATTAAATTATTAGAGTAGCATCATGGAAGAGTTGAATAAAAAAAACAGTTTTTTTTCAAATATGCCCGGTTTTATTGCCGGTGCTTTCATTTTGATATTATTAATAAATGCCTTAGCGCTTTTTAGTATTTTAATTCCTTCAAAATCAAAACTAGAACTCGATTCGGTATCTGATAAGACTATTAAGTCCCCGCGGACAATTTATCTTAAAAGTCAGGTAAAAACAAAAGAAGCTCAAGAGAAAGCTGCTAGCAAGGTCGAGAAAGTATATCGTTTTGATCCAAGTGTATCGGTTCAGCAAAAGAGTAAAGCAGATGAGGCATTTAAGGGTATTGATAAAGTTAGGGGAGGAGATGCAACTAATAAGGAAGAATTAATAGCAAATGTTTTAAGTCTAAATTTCTCACAGGATATCTCTAACTATATAACCAGTTTGAGTCTGGAAGATTGGCAAAAAGTAAAATCAGAAACTTCTAATCTATTAAATAAATTACAGGATAATGAAAAAATTAAAAACGATGAAAAAATATCCGATGAATTAATAGAAAAATATCTTTCCGATTCTTTATCTTCGAAAGATAATCTTGCTATAAAAGAGTTGGCATCTGTATTAGTTATACCAAATTATATTTTCTCCAAGGAGGATACTGATATCAAAATTGAGCAGGCTAAGGCGGAAGTGGAGCCGGTATCTTTACTAATTACACAAGATGAAGTTATCGTTAGGTCTGGTAAGGTCATTGATAAACTAGATCTTGAGAAGTTGGAAGCAGTAGGATTAAAAAAGACTGATTTCTTTGACCTAAGAAATATCGGTAAAATTATTATTTCCACATTAATTGCATTGATAGTGATTTTTTACTTCAGGTCTTACTATAATATTTATAACAGGGTTACTGTTACTTCATTAAAAGCTTTATCTATTTTTATAACTTTTATTTTTTTAACGGGATTATCTTTTCAGATTCTTACTCCACTTAAGCCAATAATGTATTATATTATTCCGGTAGCAGCTCCGATACTTTTAATATCCGTACTTATTTCTTCTGAGGTGGCAATTTTTTCAGCGATAATATTTTCTATTTTTTTAGGAATTATATCTTCAAATTCACTAGAATTATTAGCAATATATTTAGTTACTTCTTTGGTTGGTATCTATGCATTAAGATATGTTAATAAGATAGGTGATTTTTTTAGAATTGGGATATATTTAGCATTCTTCCATTTTGTTGTAGCTTTTGCTTTTCATCTAATTGCCGGAAGTTTTTCTATTAGAACTGTTTCTGTTTTGCTTGGCGCTGCTTCTATCTATGGCTTAGGTGCTATTGTTCTAATAATAGGTACTTTATTATTTTGGGGAAATATTTTTAAAGTTACTACTTTATTAGAATTATTAGAATTAGAAAATCCTAATCAATCTTTATTGAAAGATTTATCATTAAGGGCACCGGGTACCTATCATCATAGTATTTTAGTCTCAAATTTGGCTGAAAGGGCGGCGAGTGATATAAAGGCAAACTCTTTGCTTGTAAGGGTTGGTGCAATATATCATGATATCGGTAAAACATTTAATCCCGCATATTTTATTGAGAATCAGAAAAGATATAATTTACATGAAAAATTACAAGATCCTGAAAAGAGTGCCGAAATAATTAAAAGTCATGTTTCTGATGGCATTAAGTTAGCTAAACAAAATAAATTACCTCAAGAAATTATTAATTTTATAGAAAGTCATCACGGCAATTCAGAGGTTTTCTATTTTTTATCTCAAGCAAAAGAAAAAAATATAGAAATAGATTTATCTAAATTTCATTATAGTGGGCCATTGCCTGGCTCTAAAGAAACCGCTATATTAATGTTGGCTGATGCTATTGAAGCTAAGGCAAGGTCACTAGATGATTTGACCTATGATAAAATAAAAGAATTAGTTTTTCAGGTAGTTGATTCGAAATTAAAATCCGGCCAGCTATCACTTTCTGAATTATCGCTCAAAGAAATTGATATTATTAAAAATTCATTTATAAACACCCTAAGAACAATGCATCATAAGAGAATAAAATATCCTGATGAAAAAAAATAAGATTGAAATAGTAAATTGTAAGTTAACAATGGCCGATAAAAAATTCCTAAAGAAAATTCTTGAGAATTTGATTTCGTTAGCTAAAATCAAAGACAAAATTGCAATCTCTTTGGTATTAATGGAAGATTATGATATTAAAAAAATAAATAAGCTTTTTAGAAATAAAGATAAGATTACTACGGTACTTTCTTTTCCTCTTCTGACAAAGAAACCTAAGTTTATTCTACCTAGAAATATATTGTATTTAGGTGATATAATACTGAATATCGAGAGGATCAGAAAAAACAGTAAAGACAGAAAAGAGTTTAGATTATTTATAAAAGAAAATTTAGTACATGCTTTTCTACATTTATTATTATATAGCCATAATAAAATAGCTGATCAAAGAAAAATGGGAAAAAAAGAGAAAGAATTATTAAAGGAGCTAGATGCTATTTAGAAAATTTTCCAAAAGCCTTAAATTTGCTAGTTTGGGTTTTAGATTTTTTATTAGAGAAAGAA
This genomic interval from bacterium CG_4_10_14_0_2_um_filter_33_32 contains the following:
- the ybeY gene encoding rRNA maturation RNase YbeY, whose protein sequence is MKKNKIEIVNCKLTMADKKFLKKILENLISLAKIKDKIAISLVLMEDYDIKKINKLFRNKDKITTVLSFPLLTKKPKFILPRNILYLGDIILNIERIRKNSKDRKEFRLFIKENLVHAFLHLLLYSHNKIADQRKMGKKEKELLKELDAI